The nucleotide sequence AGGTCATCAGCGACATCGCGGCCGAGATCAGGGAAATCCACGACCTGGGAGTGGAAATAGCCATCGTCACCGGCGGCGGGAATTTTTTCCGCGGCGGCCGGGCGGCCGAGCTCGGCATTGACCGCGCCTCGGCCGACTACATGGGCATGCTGGCCACCATGATCAACGGCATCGCCCTGCAGAACGCCCTTGAAAAAAAGGGGCTGCACACGCGGCTGATTTCGGCGCTCGAGGTCAAGGAGATCTCCGAACCCTTCATTCCCCGGCGGGCCATCCGCCACCTGGAAAAAGGCCGGGTGGTCATCTTCGCCGCCGGCACCGGCAATCCCTTCTTTACCACCGACACGGCCGCCGCTCTGCGGGCCATCGAGATCAAGGCCGACATCCTGCTGAAAGCCACCAAGGTCGAGGGGGTTTTTTCGGCCGATCCGCACCAGGTCAAGAACGTCACCAAGTTCACGCATATCTCATACGCCGATGTCCTGGCCAAGGAGCTGAAGATCATGGACAGCACGGCCATCTCGCTGAGCAAGGACAACCGGCTGCCCATCAAGATCTTCAACATCACCCAGAAAGGCAACATCATGAAAGCCGTCACTACGGACGATATCGGTACTTTAATTAATTTGAGCGGGGAGCGGAATGATTAAAGAAGCCCTGGACGAAGTGAAAAGCGATTGCCAGAAGGTGGAAGAAGATTTCAAGAAACAGATTTCCAAGTTCCGCACCGGCCGGGCTTCGGTTTCGATCCTGGACGGCATTCTGATCGACTACTACGGCGTGCCCACGCCGATCAACCAGCTGGCCACCCTGGGTGTCCCTGAAGCCAGCCTGATCATCATCCAGCCCTGGGACAACAAGATCATCAACGACATCGACAAGGCCATCCGCGCCGCCAACCTCAACATCAACCCCGTCACCGACGGCAAGGTCATCAAGCTGCCCATCCCGCCGTTGGACCAACAGCGGCGCCTGGAAATCATCAAGACCATGAAAAAGTACACCGAAGAGAGAAAGACCCACATCCGCAATATCCGCCGCGAGTACCGCGACCTGGCCAAGGGCATGAAGGATGGCAAAGAGATCAGCGAAGATGATGAGAAACGATTCAATGATGAACTACAAAAGATAATCGATGGCACCGGCGAGCGGATCGACCGCATAGAGAGAGACAAGGAAAAGCACATCCTGGAAGATTAACTGTCTGGATTGATCTAGGGTTTAGGGTATAGGGTTGAGGGAAGAAAAAAGCAATCGAAGTCATTGATAAAGGCGATTGAAATTTCAGCCTGAACGAAACGAAAAATACAGAATCCCAGTTGGTCAAATAATTTGGTGATTTCCAGCTGCTGTTTTCTTTACCCTGTACCCTAGACCCTAGACCCTAAACCCTTGTATTTAAGGAAATATCCCACCGCGACGCCGATGGCCACGATATCCATTAACAGCAGCAATGGTGCGCCGATCCAGGGAACGAACTTGAGCAGGGCGTAGGCCATCGTCCCCAGGACGACGAAGAGCACCGGGCTGCTCTTGATTCTCAACCCCGCGGCAACGGCGCTGCCGACGGCAAAGAACACCACGGCCCGGCCGAAGATGAGGACCAGGAAATAGGCGGCGATCAGGAGCATCAGCAGGGGGATGCCGATCAGCACCAGGCTCAAGATGATGAAAACAAGCAGCAGCAGGATGAAAGCGAGCATGGCCAGCAAGCCGACGGCCCCGTGGCGCAGCGGCGATTTCTTCAGCATGTCCGCGGCCCGGCTGACCTGCAGCGGCAGGATCAGCAAGGCCAGCATGACCAGGATGAACCAGAGAAAGATCTTGCTGACCCGGAAAAAAGTCATGCCGCCGCTTTCGGGCAGGAAAGGCAGCAGGGTGTGGCTGATTTTTTTCAGGTCCTCGCGGGTGCGGACATAGTAGGATTCACCGTTGATCTTGCAGCCGGGATCCTTGGCCAGGCGGCCGCCGATGATGATCAGGTCGCGGCCGATGAACGCCCCTTCCTTGATGTCGACCTGGGCGCCCAGGCAGATGACGTCGCCGTTGACCGCTCCGCTTAAGCGCAAGCTGCCGCCGATCAGGAAGATACTGTCCGCGACCTTGCCGTCGATGACCAGCTCGGAATTGAAGGCGTTGATGCTGCCGGGCCTGGACGTGCCGGCGGGCACAACGATCGTTTTGTCGCCGGCCGCCGCCAGCAGCATGGCGCTGGCAGCGAGGAGGGAAAACAGGACCAGGCTTTTTTTCATCGCTTTTCCTGGCGCGGTTTTTTGAGCAGCAGGCGGATCATGGCCACGACCAGCAAACCGGAGAAGGCGAGGGCAAAGGCGATGAGCACCGCGCCGATCGGGCGCGAGTCAAGCCATACGCGCAGGAAGGCGTTGCAGGCTTTGAAAACGGCCTGTACCGAGCTGTATACAGCCGAAATGCCCTTGATGGCGTTGACCAGCCAGCCCGAGGTGCGGTCGGCGGTCAGCTGCAGGGCCTGGATCAGGCTGTTGCGCGAAAAATCGAAATAGATGTAGATCCAGGAGACAAAGAAGACGAAGCTGGCACCGATCAGGGCGGCGATCGACGCGTACCTGGGGGTTTCCGGGTACAGCCGCTTCATGATCCGCGGCACCAGCCAGGCGGGCGGCTCGCTGAACTTCGGCTGGGCCAGGAACGTGTGCAGCTCGGCGTAAGCATCGGCCTTGCGCCGGCAAGCAGCGCAGAGCAGCAGGTGGTCGCGGATCAGCGACTGCTCGATGCTGGCGAGCTCGCCGTCGAGGTAGCTCACAATCTTGTCGTCAGGCAGGCAGGCCATCTTTTTCCATCTCCTGTTTTAGAATTTCCTTGGCTTTGAAAATGCGGTTCTTGATCGTCCCCACCGGCAGCGACGTGATCTCGGCGATCTCCTCGTATTTCAGCTCCTGGATGTAGCGCATCAGGATCAGTTCCCTGTACTTGGGTGCGATATTTTCCACGAGCTTCCAGACATAGTCCTTGGTTTCCTCCCGCGACAGGTGCTTGAAACCGTCATGGCTGACGACGTTTTCCGAATTGAGCATGTCCCTGCACGAGACGCTGTCGTCGTCGAGCGAGCTGACCAGCGCCTGGCTCTTGCGAATGTGATCGATGACCAGGTTGTAGCAGATGCGGTAGGCCCAGGTGGAAAATTTGTATTCGAAATTGTACTTGTCGAGCACGTTGAAGACCTTGATGAAGAAATCCTGGGTCAGGTCGATGGCCACTTCCTCGTTGCGGACCATGCGAATGACGAAACTGAAAATCCTCTTTTCGTACTTCCTCATCAATTCCTCGAATGCCTTCTTCTCGCCCTGAAGCGTTTTTTTGATCAGGGCTTGGTCTTCATCCACAATCATGTACGGATGGGGCGGCGAAAAGTTTTCAAGCGGCTTATTCTTGCTCAATGATTTCCACGTCGCCGGGAAGGTCCAAAGCGAATTCGCGGGGACCAACGGTGATCCCGGTCCGATAGTTTGTGAACAGGTAAACGTGGCTGACCTCGCTGGCCGCAGTTTGCTCCACCCGCTCGGGCAGGAGGTCGGCGCCGATCCGTATTTTCAATTCCTGCGGCCCGGCATTCCCTTCCACGCTGAGCCGGATGGTCCGCGTCCGCTCGTCCCAGCGGCTGACCTGGCCGGGCCGTGGTGCGCAAAGCAGGTCCCAGATGATCTGTTCGTTGCCCGTGCCGATGTTCCCGGTCAGCAACTGGTTGTTCTCGCGGTCGAAGAAGCGGTAGTGCCCGTTTTCCAAAATGAACGTTTTGTATTCGGGCTGCAGGTACTGCCACTTCACGTGGCTGCGGTCGACGAAGATGATGAAGCCGCTCTCCTCCAGGCTCATTTCGCCGTCGATGAAGACCTGCTGGGTAAAATCGGTCCGGAAAGGCTGGCTGCCAACGATCTTGGCACGCACCTGCTCGACCAGGGAGGTCGGTGCCGGGAGCCATGGGGGCAGGCAGAGCGCCAAACAGGCGGCTGCGGCAAGCGTTTTGGTTCCTTTCATCTTCCCGTTTTTCGCGCGCCAGGCCGCCGATCAGCCGGCGGCGCTGACGGCCATGGCCGCGCCCAGGGCCAGGGAATGGAATTTATCCACTTCGCTTTCATTGCGCGAGGGGATCAGGATCGGGATGCGGGCGCCCATCACCACGTGCGCCACCGTCAGTTTCAGGTAGTAGGTGAACGCCTTGCCCAGGAGGTTGCCCGCCTCGATGTTGGGGACGATCATGATCTGAGTCTTGCCGGCGACGTCGTTGCTGATCCCCTTGTGTTTGGCCGCTTCCGGAGAGACGGCGATGTCCAGGGCCAGGGGGCCGTAGACGCGGCAGCCCTTGATCTCGCCGCGCTGGTTCATTTCAGTCAAGGCGCGGGCGTCGAGCGTGGCCGGCATGGAGTCCTTGACCGTCTCGATGGCTGCCATGATGCCCACCTTGGGCTCGGGGTAACCCAGGCGCTGGAACACGGCGACCGCGTTTTCCACGATCTGCTTCTTCTGCGCCAGGTCGGGCAGGATGTTGAGCCCGCCGTCGCTCATTCCCAGCAGCCCGCGGTAATTGGCGGCGGGATTCTCCACCACCAGGATGTCGGAGAGGAGATTGCCGGTGCGCAAGCCCTTTTCCTTGTCCAGCACGGGCTTCATCAGGGCGGCGGTGGGCAGGAAGCCCTTCAGGATCAGGTGCACTTCCTTCTGCCGGGCCAGTTCGACGATTTTAGCCGCCGCGCTTTCGGGCTCGGGGCAGTCCACGATCTGGAAGTCGGCGGCCCGGCCGCCATGCTCCTTGAGCAGGGCGGATATTTTCTTCGCATCGCCGCACAGGATGAAATCGGCCAGATCCTCGCGCTTGGCCTGGATGACCGAGAGGATGGAACTCTCATCCTCGGGGCTGGGCACGCCGGCGACGATGTTCTTGCCGCTCTTGGCAACGGCGACCATTTCCTTGAAATCGGTGATCATCGGTACCCTCCTTTTTCGTGGCGTCTTTCCCGGCCGCTTTGGTCGCGCTTCAAGGCCGGAAATTGAAACCGGTTTCGAATGCCTTGAGGTTCAGATCCTTGAAACGGGGCGGAACCTTCTTGATGATGACGTCGAGCCAAAGCGGACGGTCGATCTCCATGCGCGAGGCCAGGAGGCCGATCAGGATGACGTTGGAGGCTTTTTCATTGCCCAGCTCGACCGCCAGCCGCGTGGCGGGGATCAGGACCACTTCGGCGGCCAGCTTCCGCAGCTGCGCCTCGATGTCGGCCGGGTATTTTTCCAGCCCCGATGCCACGGGGAGCGGCTGCCATGCGAAATCGTTGACCAGCATGATCCCTTTCCGGCTCAGGTAATTGATGTTGCGCAGGGCTTCCAGCTTCTCGAAGGCCAGGATGTAGTCGGTTTCGTTGAGCGCCGGCAGGGGCGAAAAAACCTCGTCGCCGTAGCGCACGGTGGAGATCACGTCGCCGCCGCGCTGGCTCATGCCGTGCACCTCGCTCTTCTTGACCTGGAATCCGGCCAGCAGCAGCACGTCGGAAAGAAGGTCGCTGGCGGTCAGGATGCCTTGCCCGCCCACGCCGCAGATTAAAATCGACTTGGTTTTCATGATCGGTCTCCGCTCAGGTAGGATTCCAAAGTGATGGAGCTGCTGTGCAGCCCCTTGTCGTCCACGAAAGAAATGGCTTTGAAGGCGCAGACCTGGGCGCAAACGCCGCAGCCGGAGCAAAGGGCTTCGTTGATGAAGGCCTTGCCGTCGGCGTCGGAGCTGATGGCCGGGCAGCCCAGGCGCAGGCAGACCTTGCAGCTGGTGCACGCCTCGCCGTCGACGCGCATCGGCGACCATTTGGCCTTGCGGTAGAGCAGGATGCACGGCCGGCGCACGACGATCACCGAGGGCTCGGGCCGCAGGATCTCCCGCTTCAGCAGCTCCTTGATGGCCTTGACGTCGTAGCCGTCCACCTCGTAGGTGTGCTCGAGCCCCAGGCCGTCGCGGACGAGCTTGACGATGTCGATGCGCGGGGCCGTTTCGCCCATCAGCGTAGTACCGGAGCCGGGGTTTTCCTGGTGGCCGGTCATGGCAGTGATCGAGTTGTCGAGGATGACGACCGTCGACTGGCCCTTGTTGTAGATGACGTCGATCAGGCCGGTGATGCCGGAATGGAAGAAGGTGGAATCGCCGATCACCGCCACCTGCTTGATGGTCTTTTCGGCCTTGGCCAGGGCCTTTTCGATGCCCAGCAGGACGGTGATGCTGGCGCCCATGTCCACGCACGTATCCATGGCGCTCAGGGGTGGCAGGGCGCCCAGGGTGTAGCAGCCGATGTCGCCGCGCGAGTTGACCTTTTGTAGGCCGAGGTTGTAGAACAGCGCCGTGTGCGGGCAGCCGGTGCAAAGCGAGGGCGGACGCCTGGGGATGGTGTTGACATCGAAGCGCGGCGTCAAGTCTTTCAGCTTCAGGCTGGCCTGGACTACGTCCTGAGACATTTCCCCCAACAGCGGGAAAACGTCCTTGCCGATGATCTTCTTGCCGGGCTCAACGAGGCGGGCGAAGGTTTCGATGATCGGGTCGTTTTCCTCGAGTATATAAATCGTATCCAGCTTGGCGGCGAAGCGCTTGAAGAGGTTGACCGGGAAAGGGTAGGGCATGGCGAGCTTCAGGAAGGAGGCGTCGGGGAAGACCTCGCGGCCGTACTGGTAGGAAACGCCCGAGGCGACGACGCCGATGCGATTTTTCCCCTTGATCACGGTATTGTATTTGAAATCGTCGCTGAAAACGGCCAGCTTCTTCTGCCGCTCTTCGACCAGCACGTGGCGGCGGCGGGCGTTGCCCGGCAGCAGGTTGCGCTTGAAGAAATCGCTCTTGTACTCGGGAACCGGCGGCTCCAGCCGCTCGCCCAGTTCGACCGCCGAGCGCGAGTGCGAGGTGCGGGTGGTCATGCGGATGAGCACCGGCGTGTCGAAGCTTTCGCTGATCTTGACCGCCTCGATCACCATGTCCTTGGCTTCCTGCGAATCGGACGGCTCGAGCACGGGGATCTTGGCGGCGATGGCGTAATGGCGGTTGTCCTGCTCGTTCTGGGAGCTGTGCATGCCGGGGTCGTCGGCCGAGATGATGATCAGGGCGCCGGTGGCGCCGATATAGCTGGCGGAAAACAGGGGGTCGGCGGCCACGTTGAGCCCGACGTGCTTCATGGCCACCAGGGCGCGGGCCCCGGTGAAACTGGCTCCCAGGGCCTCTTCCATGGCCGTCTTCTCGTTGACTCCCCACTGGGCGTGGATGACCTCCTTGTAGCGGACAACGTTTTCCAATATCTCGGTGCTGGGCGTGCCGGGGTAGGCGGAAGCGAAGGTGACGCCGGCTTCATAGGCGCCGCGGGCGATGGCTTCGTTGCCCGAGAGCAGTTCTTTGGCCATGGATCCTCCTGTTGGTGATGTTAGACTTTAAATTATTTCAGGGTTTTAGTCAAGCCCGATGGCCTGCGGAAATATGAAAATAAAGCCCTGTGGAAGGGTTGAAGAGTAGAAGGGTTAAAGGGTAGAAAGTTGAAGAGTAGAAGGGTTGATGGGGCAAGAAACATTGAGGAACACAAGTTACTTCCAGGTTTCCGAACCCTTCTACCCATCAACTCTTTTACCCATCAACATTTACTTTATTGCTATTTGTTCTGCTTTTTGCTATAAACGGGCCATGAGGTGGCTCCGATGAAAAACAGCAAGAAATGCCCGAAATGCAACTCGACCGCGATCAGCCGCAAACGCGGTTCTCCGGTGCTCAACAGCTGGTGCCGGATATCGATCAACCTGACCAGCCTCGACGTCTGGGTGAGCAAGTTCATTTGCACCGAATGCGGTTATATCGAGGAGTGGATCGAGAACCCGAACGACCTGAAGCGCTTCAAGACCATGGAGTAGCAGGGGATTGCAGGGCTCGGTTTACGGTTGACGGCGAACGGTAATAAGGTAATTATTGAAATGGGTTGACGGTAGACGGTCAACGGTAGACGGTAGCAAAGTAATTATTGATATAGGTTTACGGCTGACGGTATACGGTTTACGGTAAGAGTAAGCAGTAATATCCTGAATTTTTGTACTTGTTTAATTTCTTACCGTATACCGTTTACCGTACATCAAGTTTTATCCATTTCTTACCGTCCACCGTATACCGTATACCGTACGCCAAGCACTATGTTAGAATAGCCAGTGATGTCATATCTAGAGATTGTCGACGCCCACAAGCATAACCTGAAGCACTTGCACCTGCGCATCCCCAAGCAGAAGCTCATCGTGATCAGCGGCGTGTCGGGTTCGGGGAAATCGACCCTGGCCTATGACACGATCTTCCAGGAGGGGCAACGCAAGTACCTGGAATCCCTTTCCGCCTACGCCCGCCAGTTCATCAAGTCGCTGGAGCGGCCGGACGTCCACTCCATCAGGGGGATCGCCCCGACCATCGCCATCGATCAAAAGCATTCCTCGTACTATTTCAATTCCACGGTGGGCACGATTTCGGAAATCGCCCCCTTCCTGAGGCTGCTGTTCGCCAGGCTGGCCGAGGCGCGCTGCCCGCAGTGCGGCCGGCCGATCAGCCGCTATTCCAGCGCCCGCATCGCCGAGTACGTTTTTGCCCATTTTCTCGGGCGGCTGCTGCGCATTTTCAGCCCGCTGGTCCGGAACCGCCGCGGCAATTATCAAGCCCTGTTCGAAAAATACCGCAAGCGCGGCTTCCTGAAAGCCCTGGTCAACGGCCGGCTCTGCGACCTGGAACACGCACCCGCCCTGGACCGCCAGAGCCGCCATCACATTGCCGTGCAAATCGATGTCCTGGAAATCGAGCCGGCCAACCGCGAGCGGATCGTCGACAGCATCAATCTCGCCTTGAACGAAGGCGACGGCGAGATCGTGGTCGCTGCGGGCGACGAATCGGTTTTTCTCTCCAATCGCCTCCATTGTTCTTCTTGCGACATATCGCTCCCCGAGCCGCAGCCGGGAACCTTCTCTTTTAACTCGCCGGAAGGAGCCTGCCCGGAGTGCCAGGGCATGGGCCGGGAGGACGAGGCCCGCCCCTGCGCCGCCTGCCAGGGTTCCGGCCTGAACCCCGGGGCGCGTTCCTTTTATTTCCGCGGCAAGAATATCTTTGAACTGGGGGAGATGGAAATCGTCGACCTGCTGCGCTTTTTCAAATGCGTGGCCGTCGCCGAGCATGAAAAGGGGATCGCCAGGCCCATCCTGCCGCACATCATTCAGCGCCTGGAGTCCTTCGTCACTCTGAACCTGGGCTACATCGCGCTCAACCGCAAGCTTCACACGATTTCCGGGGGCGAATTGCAGCGCGCCCGCCTGGTATCCCAACTGGGCTTCAGCCTCAATGGCGTCATCTACGTGCTGGACGAGCCTTCCATCGGCATGCATTTCTCCGAGCAGCTGAACCTGCTGCGCATCCTGCGCCGGCTCAGGGAAAACGGGAACACCCTGATCGTGGTCGAGCATGCCGAGGAGACCATCCGCGCCGCCGATTACATCATCGATATCGGCCCCGGGGCCGGGGAAAAGGGCGGGGAGCTCATGTTCGCCGGCCCGGAGAGCGAGTTCGCCGCCGCCCGGCAGTCATTGACCTCGGATTACGTCTTCGGCCGCCGGTGCATCGAGGCGCCGGTACGGGAAGGGAAAACCGCCGCGGAGTTCATGAGGATCGACTCCATCGCCATCAACAATCTGCGCCATATCGACTTGAAAATCCCGCTGAACCGGCTGACAGTCGTCAGCGGCGTCTCGGGATCGGGAAAGAGTTCGCTGGTCGTGGACGCCCTGGCGCCGATCCTGCTGCACGAGATCCAAGGGCAGCCCCTGGCCGATTCCCGCCTGAGCTATGCGCGGGCAGCGAACTTCGACCGCCTGAAACGGGTGCTGATGGTCAACCAATCGGCCATCGGCAAGAATTCCCGCTCCTGTCCGGCCACCTACATCGGCATCATGGCCGCCATCCGCGATCTGTTCGCCGCCCTGCCCGGAGCCAAGGTCAAGGGGTATCCCCAGAGCCGCTTTAGCTTCAACGTCCGCGGCGGCCGCTGCGAGGCCTGCCAGGGCCTCGGCGTGCAGAAACTGCAGATGAGCTTCCTGCCGCAACTGGAGATCGCCTGCCCGGTTTGCGACGGCCGGCGCTACAATTCCGAGACCTGCCAGGTCAAGTTCAAGGGGAAATCCATCGCCGACGTGCTGGAGCTGACGGCCAGCGAGGCGTACGAGCTCTTCGCCAACATCCCGCACCTGGCCCGGAATATCCGCATCCTGCTCGACGTCGGACTGGGCTACCTGCGCCTGGGCCAGAGCTCGGAAACTCTCTCGGGCGGGGAATCGCAGCGCATCAAGCTGACCAAGGAACTTTCACACTCAGCGTTGAGCCCGACGATGTACGTGCTGGACGAACCGACGGTCGGCCTGCATTTTGATGACGTGCGTAAGCTGATCGATGTATTCAGAGCTTTAATTGCCCGTGCTCACACGGTTGTGGTCATTGAGCACAACCTGGAAATGATCAAGGTCGCCGATTACCTGGTGGACCTGGGGCCGGGAGGCGGCAAGCACGGAGGTCGCATCGTTTACCAAGGGGATGTGGCCGGAATTGCAAAGTGTGCGGCTTCGCTCACGGGGAAGTACCTGAAAAAGAAATTGGCATACGGAAAACGGCAGATGGAAACAGGCATGAAGTGAAATCGGTTTACGGTGGACGGTTTACGGTATACGGTAAGAAAAAGAGGCAATAGTAAGAATAAAATTCCAAATCCCAAGCACCAAATTCCAAATAAGTTTCAAATTCCAATGACCCAAACGAAGGCACTTCAGAGATTATCTTCCCGTAGGGAACGCAAATTTGCGTTCCCTACCCAGCCATACGCCTAATAATTTTCTTCGTTTTGGTCATTTGAACATTGGGATTTGGTGCTTTAGTCACACTATAGGTTTCGTGGTGCCCGGAGGGCAACGAAACCTATCTAGTGTGACTATGGAATTTGGTTCTTGAGATTTGGGATTTATTTTCCCGTCTACCGTACGCCGTCGAACCGTACGCCGAGTCTTCCCCCAACCCTGATAATGTGCTACCATTAGGCTGAAGGTACGAAAAAACACGCGTTTCGGAGCGATACTCCATGTCCCTGGCAGAACTGATTGGCAACACCCGCGTCAAGGCGACCCTGGCCAGCTATCTGCGCAACGAACGGGTCCCGTCCAGCCTGATATTCACCGGTTCCGATCCCTACATGCAGCTGCGCTTCGCCGTCAATTTCGCCAAGAGTCTGAACTGTCGCGAAAAAGCGAACGACGCCTGCGACCGCTGCTCCCACTGCCTGGCCATCGACCGCAATCTGTTTCCCGACGTCCAGGTCCTGGCTCCCGAGGGGCAGTTCTACCGCAAGAGCCAGATGGACGACCTGATCGAAACGGCGTCACGTCGGCCGCTGCAAGCCGAAAAAAAAGTCTTCATCCTGAAGGACGCCCAATGCCTGAACGACACGGCGGCCAACTCTTTCCTTAAAACGCTGGAAGAGCCCCTGCCTTCGAACGTGTTCATTCTGCTGGCCGCCAACCTCACCCTCATCCTGCCCACCATCCAGTCGCGTTGCCAGATCCTGAAGTTTCTGCCCCTCTCCAAGGATGAGATCGCGCTGGAATTGAAACAGCGCGGCATCGACCCAAACAAATCGCGCCTGCTCGCCTTTTTCAGCTCCGGCAGCCTGGAAAACGCGGACGAGGTCGACTGGCAGGAGCTGGAGGCGAAGCGCGCCGCCATGCTCAGCATCCTCGACCGGCTGCTGCGCCAGAGCGCGGTCGAGGACATCCTGCTCGACCTGTACGACCGCAGCCGCAGCCGCGACAGCTTTATCGACTATTTCCGGGAAATGGTCAATTTGATTT is from Candidatus Aminicenantes bacterium and encodes:
- the pyrH gene encoding UMP kinase — translated: MAPGQARYKRVLLKLSGEALHGEGSFAISPEVISDIAAEIREIHDLGVEIAIVTGGGNFFRGGRAAELGIDRASADYMGMLATMINGIALQNALEKKGLHTRLISALEVKEISEPFIPRRAIRHLEKGRVVIFAAGTGNPFFTTDTAAALRAIEIKADILLKATKVEGVFSADPHQVKNVTKFTHISYADVLAKELKIMDSTAISLSKDNRLPIKIFNITQKGNIMKAVTTDDIGTLINLSGERND
- the frr gene encoding ribosome recycling factor; translation: MIKEALDEVKSDCQKVEEDFKKQISKFRTGRASVSILDGILIDYYGVPTPINQLATLGVPEASLIIIQPWDNKIINDIDKAIRAANLNINPVTDGKVIKLPIPPLDQQRRLEIIKTMKKYTEERKTHIRNIRREYRDLAKGMKDGKEISEDDEKRFNDELQKIIDGTGERIDRIERDKEKHILED
- a CDS encoding zf-HC2 domain-containing protein translates to MACLPDDKIVSYLDGELASIEQSLIRDHLLLCAACRRKADAYAELHTFLAQPKFSEPPAWLVPRIMKRLYPETPRYASIAALIGASFVFFVSWIYIYFDFSRNSLIQALQLTADRTSGWLVNAIKGISAVYSSVQAVFKACNAFLRVWLDSRPIGAVLIAFALAFSGLLVVAMIRLLLKKPRQEKR
- a CDS encoding sigma-70 family RNA polymerase sigma factor gives rise to the protein MSKNKPLENFSPPHPYMIVDEDQALIKKTLQGEKKAFEELMRKYEKRIFSFVIRMVRNEEVAIDLTQDFFIKVFNVLDKYNFEYKFSTWAYRICYNLVIDHIRKSQALVSSLDDDSVSCRDMLNSENVVSHDGFKHLSREETKDYVWKLVENIAPKYRELILMRYIQELKYEEIAEITSLPVGTIKNRIFKAKEILKQEMEKDGLPA
- a CDS encoding phosphate acyltransferase produces the protein MITDFKEMVAVAKSGKNIVAGVPSPEDESSILSVIQAKREDLADFILCGDAKKISALLKEHGGRAADFQIVDCPEPESAAAKIVELARQKEVHLILKGFLPTAALMKPVLDKEKGLRTGNLLSDILVVENPAANYRGLLGMSDGGLNILPDLAQKKQIVENAVAVFQRLGYPEPKVGIMAAIETVKDSMPATLDARALTEMNQRGEIKGCRVYGPLALDIAVSPEAAKHKGISNDVAGKTQIMIVPNIEAGNLLGKAFTYYLKLTVAHVVMGARIPILIPSRNESEVDKFHSLALGAAMAVSAAG
- a CDS encoding indolepyruvate oxidoreductase subunit beta; translation: MKTKSILICGVGGQGILTASDLLSDVLLLAGFQVKKSEVHGMSQRGGDVISTVRYGDEVFSPLPALNETDYILAFEKLEALRNINYLSRKGIMLVNDFAWQPLPVASGLEKYPADIEAQLRKLAAEVVLIPATRLAVELGNEKASNVILIGLLASRMEIDRPLWLDVIIKKVPPRFKDLNLKAFETGFNFRP
- the iorA gene encoding indolepyruvate ferredoxin oxidoreductase subunit alpha, with the translated sequence MAKELLSGNEAIARGAYEAGVTFASAYPGTPSTEILENVVRYKEVIHAQWGVNEKTAMEEALGASFTGARALVAMKHVGLNVAADPLFSASYIGATGALIIISADDPGMHSSQNEQDNRHYAIAAKIPVLEPSDSQEAKDMVIEAVKISESFDTPVLIRMTTRTSHSRSAVELGERLEPPVPEYKSDFFKRNLLPGNARRRHVLVEERQKKLAVFSDDFKYNTVIKGKNRIGVVASGVSYQYGREVFPDASFLKLAMPYPFPVNLFKRFAAKLDTIYILEENDPIIETFARLVEPGKKIIGKDVFPLLGEMSQDVVQASLKLKDLTPRFDVNTIPRRPPSLCTGCPHTALFYNLGLQKVNSRGDIGCYTLGALPPLSAMDTCVDMGASITVLLGIEKALAKAEKTIKQVAVIGDSTFFHSGITGLIDVIYNKGQSTVVILDNSITAMTGHQENPGSGTTLMGETAPRIDIVKLVRDGLGLEHTYEVDGYDVKAIKELLKREILRPEPSVIVVRRPCILLYRKAKWSPMRVDGEACTSCKVCLRLGCPAISSDADGKAFINEALCSGCGVCAQVCAFKAISFVDDKGLHSSSITLESYLSGDRS
- a CDS encoding excinuclease ABC subunit UvrA, with amino-acid sequence MSYLEIVDAHKHNLKHLHLRIPKQKLIVISGVSGSGKSTLAYDTIFQEGQRKYLESLSAYARQFIKSLERPDVHSIRGIAPTIAIDQKHSSYYFNSTVGTISEIAPFLRLLFARLAEARCPQCGRPISRYSSARIAEYVFAHFLGRLLRIFSPLVRNRRGNYQALFEKYRKRGFLKALVNGRLCDLEHAPALDRQSRHHIAVQIDVLEIEPANRERIVDSINLALNEGDGEIVVAAGDESVFLSNRLHCSSCDISLPEPQPGTFSFNSPEGACPECQGMGREDEARPCAACQGSGLNPGARSFYFRGKNIFELGEMEIVDLLRFFKCVAVAEHEKGIARPILPHIIQRLESFVTLNLGYIALNRKLHTISGGELQRARLVSQLGFSLNGVIYVLDEPSIGMHFSEQLNLLRILRRLRENGNTLIVVEHAEETIRAADYIIDIGPGAGEKGGELMFAGPESEFAAARQSLTSDYVFGRRCIEAPVREGKTAAEFMRIDSIAINNLRHIDLKIPLNRLTVVSGVSGSGKSSLVVDALAPILLHEIQGQPLADSRLSYARAANFDRLKRVLMVNQSAIGKNSRSCPATYIGIMAAIRDLFAALPGAKVKGYPQSRFSFNVRGGRCEACQGLGVQKLQMSFLPQLEIACPVCDGRRYNSETCQVKFKGKSIADVLELTASEAYELFANIPHLARNIRILLDVGLGYLRLGQSSETLSGGESQRIKLTKELSHSALSPTMYVLDEPTVGLHFDDVRKLIDVFRALIARAHTVVVIEHNLEMIKVADYLVDLGPGGGKHGGRIVYQGDVAGIAKCAASLTGKYLKKKLAYGKRQMETGMK
- a CDS encoding DNA polymerase III subunit delta', whose amino-acid sequence is MSLAELIGNTRVKATLASYLRNERVPSSLIFTGSDPYMQLRFAVNFAKSLNCREKANDACDRCSHCLAIDRNLFPDVQVLAPEGQFYRKSQMDDLIETASRRPLQAEKKVFILKDAQCLNDTAANSFLKTLEEPLPSNVFILLAANLTLILPTIQSRCQILKFLPLSKDEIALELKQRGIDPNKSRLLAFFSSGSLENADEVDWQELEAKRAAMLSILDRLLRQSAVEDILLDLYDRSRSRDSFIDYFREMVNLISVLLRDIMVLLVDPESGTLINSDYKEKLMELAALTNMDKVFFLLRKMEYLLRDIQRNLNARVLVLEFINSYAAQGM